Proteins from a genomic interval of Streptomyces sp. Tu6071:
- a CDS encoding DUF4097 family beta strand repeat-containing protein, translating into MRRVRAVAAVVLGAGLVAGLGGCADASGAKAEHRAWAFEGKRLTVDVDDAALDVVAADVEKIEVTRRLAGHVVLGEGPKASWALDGDRLRLRASCSGLLTDCDARYEVKVPRALALSVRGKDGAVRVSGFRTAVEARVEDASLRVRDVSGPLDVRSTDGSVDARGIGSRTVRMRSADGSLHLVARTAPALVDTDSRDGSTTLELPGSVAYDVRTEVGDGSTRVSVDRTEDGAHKVRAHSADGSVTIREAR; encoded by the coding sequence ATGCGGCGAGTGCGTGCGGTGGCGGCGGTGGTGCTGGGGGCGGGGCTCGTGGCGGGGCTCGGGGGGTGTGCCGACGCCTCCGGCGCGAAGGCGGAGCACCGGGCCTGGGCCTTCGAGGGGAAGCGGCTCACGGTCGACGTGGACGACGCGGCGCTCGACGTCGTCGCGGCGGACGTCGAGAAGATCGAGGTCACGCGGCGCCTCGCGGGGCACGTCGTGCTGGGCGAGGGGCCGAAGGCGAGCTGGGCGCTGGACGGGGACCGGTTGCGCCTGCGGGCCTCGTGCTCCGGGCTCCTCACCGACTGCGACGCGCGGTACGAGGTGAAGGTGCCGCGCGCGCTCGCGCTCTCGGTGCGCGGCAAGGACGGCGCGGTGCGCGTCTCCGGGTTCCGGACGGCGGTCGAGGCGCGGGTGGAGGACGCCTCACTGCGGGTGCGGGACGTCTCGGGGCCGCTCGACGTGCGCAGCACGGACGGGAGCGTCGACGCGCGCGGGATCGGCTCGCGCACGGTGCGGATGCGGAGCGCGGACGGCTCGCTCCACCTCGTGGCCCGTACCGCGCCCGCGCTCGTCGACACGGACTCCAGGGACGGCTCGACGACCCTGGAGCTGCCGGGCTCGGTCGCGTACGACGTGCGGACCGAGGTCGGGGACGGGAGCACGCGCGTCTCGGTGGACCGTACGGAGGACGGCGCGCACAAGGTACGGGCGCACAGCGCGGACGGCTCCGTCACGATCCGCGAGGCGCGCTGA
- a CDS encoding DUF3052 domain-containing protein yields MSATADHAEERTSPAVRLGFQPEQVVQEIGYDEDVDQELREAIEEATGTELVDEDYEDLVDAVVLWFRDEDGDLTDALVDASQLVDDGDLVLLLTPKTGRDGYVEPSDINDAARTAGFTQTKSTSVGKDWIGTRLVTPKASSKTKR; encoded by the coding sequence GTGAGCGCGACCGCGGACCACGCGGAGGAGCGGACCAGCCCTGCCGTACGGCTGGGTTTCCAGCCCGAGCAGGTGGTCCAGGAGATCGGCTACGACGAGGACGTCGACCAGGAGCTCCGCGAGGCCATCGAAGAAGCCACCGGCACGGAGCTGGTGGACGAGGACTACGAGGACCTCGTCGACGCCGTGGTCCTCTGGTTCCGCGACGAGGACGGCGACCTGACGGACGCGCTGGTCGACGCCTCGCAGCTGGTCGACGACGGTGACCTCGTCCTGCTCCTGACCCCGAAAACGGGCCGGGACGGGTACGTCGAGCCGAGCGACATCAACGACGCGGCGCGGACCGCCGGATTCACCCAGACCAAGAGCACGAGTGTCGGCAAGGACTGGATCGGCACCCGTCTGGTCACCCCGAAGGCCAGCTCGAAGACCAAGCGCTGA
- a CDS encoding TerD family protein — protein MTHAMLKGSNVPVEAAAVRAVVCWSPSPEVSVVDASALLLAADGRVRSDDDFVFYNQPRHPSGTVWSLGKRRLGSSMRDTIQADLARVDTEVERVLLVASAESLPFEGVRDLRLLLLDAAAGENAEPYASFEIRPETGAETALICGELYRRGGEWKFRALGEGYSNGLIGLATDFGITVDESAAPDPAPTPEPAPVPAPAPVPAYGYPQPPTAPPAPYGYPQQPAPDPYGHPQYEPDEGLPLMGPQFLR, from the coding sequence ATGACGCACGCCATGCTGAAAGGCTCGAACGTCCCGGTCGAGGCGGCGGCGGTCCGCGCCGTCGTGTGCTGGTCGCCCAGCCCCGAGGTCTCGGTGGTCGACGCCTCGGCGCTGCTGCTCGCGGCGGACGGACGCGTGCGCTCCGACGACGACTTCGTCTTCTACAACCAGCCCCGGCACCCTTCGGGGACGGTGTGGAGCCTCGGGAAGCGGCGCCTGGGCAGCAGCATGCGGGACACGATTCAGGCCGATCTGGCGCGCGTGGACACGGAGGTGGAACGGGTCCTGCTCGTCGCCTCGGCCGAGAGCCTGCCCTTCGAGGGCGTACGGGACCTGCGCCTGCTGCTGCTCGACGCTGCGGCCGGGGAGAACGCCGAGCCGTACGCGTCCTTCGAGATCCGCCCGGAGACGGGCGCGGAGACGGCGCTGATCTGCGGGGAGCTGTACCGCAGGGGCGGCGAGTGGAAGTTCCGCGCGCTCGGCGAGGGCTACAGCAACGGCCTGATCGGCCTGGCGACGGACTTCGGCATCACGGTCGACGAGTCAGCGGCCCCCGACCCGGCCCCGACCCCGGAACCGGCCCCCGTCCCCGCCCCCGCGCCCGTCCCGGCCTACGGCTACCCGCAGCCCCCGACGGCGCCCCCGGCCCCGTACGGCTACCCGCAGCAGCCCGCCCCCGACCCGTACGGCCACCCGCAGTACGAGCCGGACGAGGGCCTGCCGCTGATGGGCCCGCAGTTCCTCAGGTGA
- a CDS encoding DUF475 domain-containing protein, with amino-acid sequence MLLKTFGWSFGITVLGLVAAAFYGGWTAFGVVAILAVLEISLSFDNAVINAGILKKMNAFWQKIFLTVGVLIAVFGMRLVFPVLIVAVTAKINPVDAVDLAINNKDHYQALVTDAHPAIAAFGGMFLMMIFLDFIFEDHDIKWLGWLERPLAKLGKVDMLSVCVALILLLIASMTVATHAHVHGGGHVDKAETVLLSGIAGLITYLIVGGLSGFFENKLEEEEEREEEREEEAVKGGTSRSAVALAGKGAFFMFLYLEVIDASFSFDGVIGAFAITNDIILMALGLGIGAMYIRSLTVYLVRQGTLDDYVYLEHGAHYAIGALSVLLLVTIRYEIPEVVTGLIGVVLIAASFWSSVRRNKRIAAEEGHEAEKVAV; translated from the coding sequence GTGCTGTTGAAAACCTTCGGCTGGTCCTTCGGGATCACCGTGCTCGGGCTCGTCGCCGCCGCCTTCTACGGCGGCTGGACCGCCTTCGGTGTCGTGGCGATCCTCGCGGTCCTGGAGATCTCGCTCTCCTTCGACAACGCGGTGATCAACGCCGGAATCCTGAAGAAGATGAACGCCTTCTGGCAGAAGATCTTCCTCACCGTCGGCGTCCTGATCGCCGTCTTCGGCATGCGGCTCGTCTTCCCGGTCCTGATCGTGGCGGTCACCGCCAAGATCAACCCGGTCGACGCCGTGGACCTCGCGATCAACAACAAGGACCACTACCAGGCGCTCGTCACCGACGCCCACCCGGCCATCGCGGCCTTCGGCGGGATGTTCCTGATGATGATCTTCCTCGACTTCATCTTCGAGGACCACGACATCAAGTGGCTGGGCTGGCTGGAGCGCCCGCTCGCCAAGCTCGGCAAGGTCGACATGCTGTCGGTCTGCGTCGCCCTGATCCTGCTGCTCATCGCCTCCATGACGGTCGCCACGCACGCGCACGTGCACGGCGGCGGCCACGTCGACAAGGCCGAGACGGTCCTGCTCTCCGGGATCGCCGGGCTCATCACGTATCTCATCGTCGGCGGGCTCTCCGGGTTCTTCGAGAACAAACTCGAAGAGGAGGAGGAACGCGAGGAGGAGCGCGAGGAGGAGGCCGTCAAGGGCGGCACGTCCCGCTCCGCCGTCGCGCTCGCCGGCAAGGGCGCCTTCTTCATGTTCCTCTACCTCGAAGTCATCGACGCATCCTTCTCCTTCGACGGCGTCATCGGCGCCTTCGCGATCACGAACGACATCATCCTGATGGCGCTGGGCCTCGGCATCGGCGCGATGTACATCCGTTCGCTCACGGTCTACCTCGTCCGCCAGGGCACCCTGGACGACTACGTCTACCTGGAACACGGCGCGCACTACGCGATCGGCGCCCTCTCCGTCCTCCTCCTCGTCACCATCCGGTACGAGATCCCCGAGGTCGTCACCGGCCTCATCGGCGTCGTGCTGATCGCCGCCTCCTTCTGGTCCTCGGTACGGCGCAACAAGCGCATCGCGGCGGAGGAGGGACACGAGGCCGAGAAGGTCGCCGTCTGA
- a CDS encoding helix-turn-helix domain-containing protein, whose protein sequence is MSATDFQTGREALGARLRELRTEAGLQGKDLAALLGWQRSKVSRLETGKQTPTTDDLAAWAQATDETAASDLTSRLRGLESQHRSWRRQLTAGHRAVQDRYVSTYRAVRAVRGYEATVIPGLVQTADYARALFACNSQLHRTPPDAEAAVNSRMARQAVLYEPGRTFRVLIWEGALHALICEREAMAAQLDRLVSLIGLPSIDLGIVPLGAPMPFALKHGFWIYDEARVIVETISSELTLESDDDLSLYGRVWDQLSETAARGTQAHRLIARARASLGPA, encoded by the coding sequence GTGAGCGCGACGGACTTCCAAACCGGGCGTGAGGCCCTCGGTGCGCGGCTGCGCGAGCTGCGCACCGAGGCCGGCCTCCAGGGCAAAGACCTTGCCGCCCTCCTCGGCTGGCAGAGGTCGAAGGTCTCCCGGCTGGAAACCGGCAAGCAGACCCCCACCACCGATGACCTCGCCGCCTGGGCACAAGCCACAGACGAGACGGCAGCATCGGACCTCACGAGCCGCCTACGGGGTCTGGAGTCACAGCACCGGTCCTGGCGCCGTCAGCTCACGGCTGGCCACCGGGCCGTCCAGGACCGCTACGTCTCCACCTACCGTGCAGTGCGCGCCGTGCGCGGGTATGAGGCAACCGTCATTCCGGGGCTCGTCCAGACCGCGGACTACGCACGCGCCCTGTTCGCGTGCAACTCGCAGCTCCACCGAACGCCGCCGGACGCCGAGGCGGCGGTCAACTCCCGGATGGCCCGCCAGGCGGTGCTCTACGAGCCGGGCCGCACCTTCCGCGTCCTCATCTGGGAGGGCGCGCTCCACGCCTTGATCTGCGAGCGAGAAGCCATGGCGGCACAGCTTGACCGGCTTGTCAGCCTGATCGGCCTGCCCAGCATCGACCTAGGCATCGTGCCCCTGGGCGCCCCCATGCCCTTCGCTCTCAAACACGGCTTCTGGATCTACGACGAGGCCCGCGTCATCGTGGAGACGATCAGTAGCGAACTGACCCTGGAATCGGACGACGACCTCAGCCTGTACGGGCGCGTCTGGGACCAGCTCTCCGAAACCGCCGCTCGCGGTACGCAGGCACACCGCCTGATCGCGCGCGCCAGGGCCTCCCTGGGGCCCGCGTAG
- a CDS encoding FmdB family zinc ribbon protein, whose protein sequence is MPRYEYRCRACGDTFELNRPMAESGAPASCPAGHPDTVKLLSTVAVGGRTAGGAAPAPQGGGGGCCGGGCCG, encoded by the coding sequence ATGCCTCGATACGAGTACCGCTGCCGCGCCTGCGGCGACACCTTCGAACTGAACCGTCCCATGGCCGAGTCGGGCGCTCCCGCGAGCTGTCCGGCGGGGCACCCGGACACCGTCAAGCTGCTCTCGACCGTGGCCGTGGGCGGCCGGACCGCGGGCGGTGCCGCGCCCGCGCCGCAGGGCGGGGGCGGCGGCTGCTGCGGGGGCGGCTGCTGCGGCTGA
- a CDS encoding helix-turn-helix domain-containing protein, whose amino-acid sequence MPPEPPPAWVLDQRRAVGDRIRTARLEAAITQETLAERTGLDRKTIVRTEGGTHSTLLDHLLLIARALGRPLADLVR is encoded by the coding sequence GTGCCGCCAGAACCGCCCCCCGCCTGGGTCCTCGACCAGCGCCGCGCCGTCGGCGACCGCATCCGCACGGCCCGCCTGGAGGCGGCCATCACGCAGGAGACCCTCGCGGAGCGCACCGGCCTCGACCGGAAGACGATCGTGCGAACCGAGGGCGGCACCCACAGCACGCTTCTGGACCACCTCCTCCTCATCGCCCGCGCGCTCGGTCGGCCGCTTGCGGACCTCGTGAGGTGA
- a CDS encoding peroxiredoxin — protein sequence MAIEAGTKAPEFELKDNHGRTVRLSDFRGEKNVVLLFFPFAFTGVCTGELCALRDELPKFENDDTQLLAVSNDSVHSLRVFAEQEGLEYPLLSDFWPHGEVSRAYGVFAEDKGCAVRGTFIIDKEGVVRWTVVNDLPDARDLGEYLKALDTL from the coding sequence ATGGCGATCGAGGCCGGCACCAAGGCCCCCGAGTTCGAGCTCAAGGACAACCACGGCCGCACCGTGCGCCTCTCGGACTTCCGCGGCGAGAAGAACGTGGTGCTCCTCTTCTTCCCGTTCGCCTTCACCGGGGTCTGCACCGGCGAGCTGTGCGCCCTGCGCGACGAGCTGCCGAAGTTCGAGAACGACGACACCCAGCTGCTCGCCGTCTCCAACGACTCCGTCCACAGCCTGCGCGTCTTCGCCGAGCAGGAGGGCCTGGAGTACCCGCTGCTCTCCGACTTCTGGCCGCACGGCGAGGTCTCGCGCGCCTACGGCGTCTTCGCCGAGGACAAGGGCTGCGCGGTGCGCGGCACGTTCATCATCGACAAGGAGGGCGTCGTGCGCTGGACGGTCGTCAACGACCTCCCGGACGCGCGCGACCTCGGCGAGTACCTCAAGGCGCTCGACACGCTCTGA
- a CDS encoding TerD family protein, with translation MGVTLAKGGNVSLSKAAPNLSNVLVGLGWDARSTTGAPFDLDASALLCANGRVLGDEWFVFYNQLTSPDGSVEHTGDNLTGEGEGDDESLLVDLDKVPAHCDKIVFAVSIHEAEARRQSFGQVSNAFIRVVNQADGQELARYDLSEDASTETAMIFGEVYRYGQEWKFRAVGQGYASGLRGIALDFGVNVS, from the coding sequence ATGGGTGTCACGCTCGCCAAGGGAGGCAATGTCTCCCTCTCCAAAGCCGCGCCGAACCTGAGCAACGTCCTGGTCGGCCTCGGCTGGGACGCCCGCTCGACCACCGGCGCCCCCTTCGACCTCGACGCCAGCGCCCTGCTGTGCGCGAACGGGCGCGTGCTCGGCGACGAGTGGTTCGTCTTCTACAACCAGCTCACGAGCCCCGACGGCTCCGTCGAGCACACCGGGGACAACCTCACGGGCGAGGGCGAGGGCGACGACGAATCGCTTCTCGTGGACCTCGACAAGGTCCCCGCGCACTGCGACAAGATCGTCTTCGCCGTCTCCATCCACGAGGCCGAGGCCCGCAGGCAGAGCTTCGGGCAGGTGTCCAACGCCTTCATCCGCGTGGTCAATCAGGCGGACGGGCAGGAACTCGCCCGGTACGACCTCTCCGAGGACGCCTCCACCGAGACGGCGATGATCTTCGGCGAGGTCTACCGCTACGGACAGGAATGGAAGTTCCGGGCGGTCGGTCAGGGGTACGCGTCCGGCCTGAGGGGCATCGCTCTAGACTTCGGGGTCAACGTTTCGTAA
- a CDS encoding DUF6233 domain-containing protein, which yields MSEPSRLDLLRFAYRVVEQQARASLAQIAGWIAVEEERERAVAAREASRPTPPEWVAELSIGKDRRPILVHLGGCHMIGKRSRGITRDQTLRALAEGVEACDHCRPDAALGWLG from the coding sequence GTGTCCGAACCCAGCCGTCTCGATCTCCTCCGCTTCGCGTACCGCGTCGTTGAGCAGCAGGCGCGCGCATCCCTCGCGCAGATCGCCGGATGGATCGCCGTCGAGGAGGAACGCGAGCGGGCGGTCGCCGCACGCGAGGCGAGCCGCCCGACCCCACCCGAGTGGGTCGCCGAGCTGTCCATCGGCAAGGACCGGCGGCCGATCCTCGTGCACCTAGGGGGCTGCCACATGATCGGGAAGCGCTCGCGCGGGATCACCCGCGACCAGACGTTGCGGGCGCTTGCCGAGGGTGTCGAGGCGTGCGATCACTGCCGGCCCGACGCCGCGCTGGGCTGGTTGGGGTGA
- a CDS encoding phosphoribosyltransferase, producing MVWTGSWVAERLGVRLSGAPGIEDLLGLALRRNPKRAHLLVSHVLGKHVPRSPRVVAETGRALGREVRVLLGPAADEAVVLGYAETATGLGQCVADGIGTAAYLHSTRRPVPGVTPVGGFEEAHSHATSHLLLPADPALLTAPGPLVLVDDEFSTGSTVINTLRELHALRPRTRYVVVALTDMRGPADRARLDALATELDARVDLVAAVAGHVELPPDVLDRGLALVAAEEARQADRERTAEAVRSRATPLRLELDWPAGLPEGGRHGFAPTDRDRLDAALPALAEHVRAALPEGGGRLLVLGTEELMYAPLRLAEAVETAAPEWDVCFSTTTRSPVLAVDDPGYAIRTALTFPAHDDPADGPGPRYTYNVAGAGFDALLLVTDAAGDTPALRAPGGLLDTLAGHTPRLLYAALPHHAPRVPHPRTAPEDTLLPEPLRGPAFSSYPADDVGWLLQDLSDTPLEAPTEEREEAIQSGGAHYAESLPVEYQPTPAYQRLYHDALDASAARVATAVGTVTETVLAERSPRPVLVSLARAGTPVGVLMRRWARERHGIDVPHYAVSIVRGRGIDANALRWLAAHHDPRDVVFVDGWTGKGAITRELAEALQDFPDFDPGIAVLADPGSCVRTYGTREDFLIPSACLNSTVSGLISRTVLRADLVGPDDFHGAKFYRELAGADVSNAFVDTVADRFGEVADAVGQRVKELAAGDRAPTWEGWRAVERLSEEYGINDVNLVKPGVGETTRVLLRRVPWRIVARRDAGADLDHIRLLAEQRGVPVEETDDLPYTCVGLIHPRYTRGATGADGKAVNLA from the coding sequence GTGGTGTGGACAGGAAGCTGGGTCGCCGAGCGCCTCGGCGTGCGGCTGAGCGGCGCCCCCGGCATCGAGGACCTGCTCGGCCTCGCGCTGCGCCGCAACCCCAAGCGCGCCCACCTCCTCGTCTCGCACGTCCTCGGCAAGCACGTGCCGCGCTCCCCGCGCGTCGTCGCCGAGACCGGCCGCGCGCTCGGCCGCGAGGTCCGGGTGCTCCTCGGCCCGGCGGCGGACGAGGCCGTCGTCCTCGGCTACGCCGAGACGGCCACCGGGCTCGGGCAGTGCGTCGCCGACGGCATCGGCACCGCCGCCTACCTGCACTCCACGCGCCGCCCCGTCCCCGGCGTCACCCCCGTCGGCGGCTTCGAGGAGGCGCACTCGCACGCCACCTCGCACCTCCTGCTCCCCGCCGATCCGGCGCTGCTCACCGCGCCCGGGCCGCTCGTCCTCGTCGACGACGAGTTCTCGACCGGGTCCACCGTCATCAACACGCTGCGCGAGCTGCACGCCCTGCGCCCCCGCACCCGCTACGTCGTCGTCGCCCTCACCGACATGCGCGGCCCCGCCGACCGCGCCCGCCTCGACGCCCTCGCCACCGAGCTGGACGCCCGCGTCGACCTCGTCGCCGCCGTCGCCGGACACGTCGAGCTGCCCCCGGACGTACTGGACCGGGGACTCGCGCTCGTGGCCGCCGAGGAGGCACGACAGGCCGACCGGGAGCGCACCGCCGAGGCCGTACGGTCGCGGGCGACGCCCCTGCGCCTGGAGCTGGACTGGCCCGCCGGGCTCCCCGAAGGCGGTCGGCACGGCTTCGCGCCCACCGACAGGGACCGGCTCGACGCCGCGCTGCCCGCCCTCGCCGAGCACGTGCGCGCGGCGCTCCCCGAAGGCGGCGGGCGGCTGCTCGTCCTCGGCACCGAGGAGCTGATGTACGCCCCGCTGCGCCTCGCCGAGGCGGTCGAGACGGCCGCGCCCGAGTGGGACGTGTGCTTCTCGACCACGACCCGCTCCCCGGTCCTCGCCGTCGACGACCCCGGCTACGCGATCCGCACCGCCCTCACCTTCCCCGCCCACGACGACCCGGCGGACGGCCCGGGGCCGCGCTACACGTACAACGTCGCGGGCGCGGGCTTCGACGCGCTCCTCCTCGTCACCGACGCCGCCGGCGACACCCCCGCACTGCGCGCGCCGGGCGGCCTCCTCGACACCCTCGCCGGGCACACCCCCCGCCTCCTGTACGCGGCGCTCCCGCACCACGCGCCCCGCGTGCCCCACCCCCGTACCGCACCGGAGGACACCCTGCTCCCCGAACCGCTCCGCGGTCCCGCCTTCTCCAGCTACCCCGCCGACGACGTCGGCTGGCTGCTCCAGGACCTCTCGGACACCCCGCTCGAAGCCCCCACCGAGGAGCGCGAGGAGGCGATCCAGAGCGGCGGCGCGCACTACGCCGAGTCGCTGCCCGTCGAGTACCAGCCCACCCCCGCCTACCAGCGGCTCTACCACGACGCGCTCGACGCCTCCGCCGCGCGCGTCGCGACCGCCGTCGGCACCGTCACCGAGACCGTGCTCGCCGAGCGCTCCCCGCGCCCCGTCCTCGTCTCGCTCGCCCGCGCCGGGACCCCCGTCGGGGTGCTCATGCGGCGCTGGGCGCGCGAACGGCACGGCATCGACGTACCGCACTACGCCGTCTCGATCGTGCGCGGGCGCGGCATCGACGCCAACGCGCTGCGCTGGCTCGCCGCCCACCACGACCCGCGCGACGTCGTCTTCGTCGACGGCTGGACGGGCAAGGGCGCCATCACACGCGAACTCGCCGAAGCCCTCCAGGACTTCCCCGATTTCGACCCCGGGATCGCCGTCCTCGCCGACCCCGGCTCCTGCGTGCGCACCTACGGCACGCGCGAGGACTTCCTCATCCCGTCCGCGTGCCTCAACTCCACCGTCTCCGGGCTCATATCCCGGACGGTGCTGCGCGCCGACCTCGTCGGCCCCGACGACTTCCACGGCGCGAAGTTCTACCGCGAACTCGCCGGTGCGGACGTCTCGAACGCCTTCGTCGACACGGTCGCCGACCGCTTCGGCGAGGTCGCCGACGCCGTCGGGCAGCGCGTCAAGGAACTCGCCGCCGGCGACCGCGCGCCGACGTGGGAGGGCTGGCGGGCGGTGGAACGCCTCAGCGAGGAGTACGGGATCAACGACGTCAACCTCGTCAAGCCGGGCGTCGGCGAGACCACGCGCGTACTGCTGCGCCGCGTGCCGTGGCGCATCGTCGCGCGCCGCGACGCGGGCGCCGACCTCGACCACATCAGGCTCCTCGCCGAGCAGCGCGGCGTCCCCGTCGAGGAGACGGACGACCTCCCGTACACGTGCGTCGGGCTCATCCACCCCCGCTACACACGCGGCGCCACGGGCGCGGACGGCAAGGCGGTGAACCTCGCATGA
- a CDS encoding TerD family protein, whose product MGVSLSKGGNVSLTKEAPGLTAVTVGLGWDVRTTTGTDFDLDASAILTNAEGKVSGDGDFVFFNNLKSSDGSVEHTGDNTTGEGEGDDEQIKVNLAAVPATVDKIVFPVSIYDAENRQQSFGQVRNAFIRVVNQAGGTEIARYDLSEDASTETAMVFGELYRNGAEWKFRAIGQGYASGLRGIAQDFGVNV is encoded by the coding sequence GTGGGAGTCAGCCTCAGCAAGGGCGGCAACGTATCCCTGACCAAGGAGGCCCCCGGCCTCACCGCCGTGACCGTGGGTCTCGGCTGGGACGTGCGCACGACGACCGGCACCGACTTCGACCTCGACGCCAGCGCGATCCTCACCAACGCCGAGGGCAAGGTCTCCGGCGACGGGGACTTCGTCTTCTTCAACAACCTCAAGAGCTCCGACGGCTCCGTCGAGCACACCGGTGACAACACCACCGGTGAGGGCGAGGGCGACGACGAGCAGATCAAGGTCAACCTCGCCGCCGTCCCCGCGACCGTCGACAAGATCGTCTTCCCGGTCTCGATCTACGACGCCGAGAACCGCCAGCAGTCCTTCGGCCAGGTCCGCAACGCCTTCATCCGCGTCGTGAACCAGGCCGGCGGCACCGAGATCGCCCGCTACGACCTCTCCGAGGACGCCTCGACCGAGACCGCCATGGTCTTCGGCGAGCTGTACCGCAACGGGGCGGAGTGGAAGTTCCGCGCCATCGGCCAGGGCTACGCCTCGGGCCTGCGCGGGATCGCCCAGGACTTCGGCGTCAACGTCTGA
- a CDS encoding HpcH/HpaI aldolase/citrate lyase family protein, with protein MQHFGHIAPAERARLFHREPRAFAADSPPEFLATALGATLYTPATRPRLADDVRKQAARGTVSMVLCLEDSISDEDVPAAERNLVHQLGVLAAGPADALPLLFVRVRTPEQLSDLARRLGPSLRVLSGFVLPKFTEKCGLAFLDALAAAESAAGHRLYAMPVLESPELLHVETRHEALAGIARTVRAHRDRVLALRLGVTDFCSAYGLRRPADLTAYDVRIVASVIADVVNVLGRADGTGFTITGPVWEYFPVAERMFKPQLRRTPFVGGEADELRDALIERDMDGLLREIALDRANGLLGKTCIHPSHVAPVHALSVVTHEEYSDAEDILRPERGGGGVLRSAYTNKMNEVKPHRAWAERILRRADAFGVAREDVGFVDLLAAVTPQDAL; from the coding sequence ATGCAGCACTTCGGGCACATCGCCCCGGCGGAGCGCGCCCGGCTCTTCCACCGGGAACCGCGCGCCTTCGCCGCGGACTCGCCGCCGGAGTTCCTCGCGACCGCGCTCGGCGCGACCCTGTACACGCCGGCGACGCGCCCCCGGCTCGCCGACGACGTGCGCAAGCAGGCCGCGCGCGGGACGGTCTCCATGGTGCTGTGCCTGGAGGACTCCATCAGCGACGAGGACGTGCCCGCCGCCGAGCGGAACCTCGTCCACCAGCTCGGCGTCCTCGCCGCCGGGCCCGCCGACGCGCTCCCGCTGCTCTTCGTACGCGTCCGCACGCCCGAGCAGCTCAGCGATCTCGCCCGCCGCCTCGGCCCCTCGCTCCGCGTCCTCAGCGGCTTCGTCCTGCCCAAGTTCACCGAGAAGTGCGGACTCGCCTTCCTGGACGCCCTCGCCGCCGCCGAGAGCGCGGCCGGGCACCGTCTCTACGCGATGCCCGTCCTCGAATCGCCCGAACTGCTCCACGTGGAGACCCGCCACGAGGCACTGGCCGGAATCGCGCGCACCGTGCGCGCCCACCGCGACCGCGTCCTCGCCCTGCGCCTCGGCGTCACCGACTTCTGCTCCGCCTACGGACTGCGCAGACCCGCCGACCTCACCGCCTACGACGTCCGCATCGTCGCCTCCGTCATCGCCGACGTCGTCAACGTCCTCGGCCGCGCGGACGGCACCGGCTTCACCATCACCGGACCCGTCTGGGAGTACTTCCCCGTCGCCGAGCGGATGTTCAAGCCGCAACTGCGCCGCACGCCCTTCGTCGGCGGCGAGGCCGACGAGCTGCGCGACGCGCTCATCGAGCGCGACATGGACGGACTGCTGCGCGAGATCGCCCTCGACCGCGCCAACGGCCTGCTCGGCAAGACCTGCATCCACCCCAGCCACGTCGCCCCCGTGCACGCCCTCTCCGTCGTCACGCACGAGGAGTACAGCGACGCCGAGGACATCCTGCGGCCCGAGCGGGGCGGCGGCGGCGTGCTCCGCTCCGCGTACACGAACAAGATGAACGAGGTGAAGCCGCACCGCGCCTGGGCCGAGCGCATCCTGCGCCGCGCGGACGCCTTCGGTGTCGCCCGCGAGGACGTCGGCTTCGTCGACCTCCTCGCCGCCGTCACCCCGCAGGACGCCCTGTGA
- a CDS encoding DUF6879 family protein: MEAGVPAGLRLRSGESPKWARWKAGQDLLAEPADEWRLNVAKQVALGKRFERVRILDAPPTEGQRFLLASGLGNVAAGEDIRNLDRLTAARLRLPTEDFWVFDSRLVVRFAFTEAGEMLGVTTTEAAEDVLQACQVRDAAWHHAVRTAEYQSRVPSDA; this comes from the coding sequence CTGGAGGCTGGAGTCCCAGCAGGGCTACGCCTCCGATCGGGAGAGAGCCCGAAATGGGCCCGCTGGAAGGCAGGGCAGGACCTTCTAGCCGAACCCGCCGACGAGTGGCGGCTCAACGTCGCCAAACAGGTGGCCCTCGGGAAGCGCTTCGAGCGCGTGCGCATCTTGGACGCACCTCCGACCGAGGGGCAGCGGTTCCTCCTCGCCAGCGGTCTCGGCAACGTCGCGGCAGGTGAGGACATCCGTAACCTCGACCGCCTCACTGCCGCGCGGCTACGCCTGCCCACGGAGGACTTCTGGGTCTTCGACTCCCGCCTCGTTGTCCGCTTCGCGTTCACGGAGGCGGGAGAGATGCTCGGCGTCACCACGACGGAGGCGGCCGAGGACGTGCTCCAGGCGTGCCAGGTACGCGATGCCGCCTGGCATCACGCGGTCCGCACCGCCGAGTACCAGAGCCGGGTACCGTCTGACGCGTGA